The genomic region ATTATTAATGGAAATTCAAAGTGATTTGATTAATGCAGAAATATTTGTTCCTGAATTCCAGGAAATCACAGCGTTAGGTGCAGCATTTATGGCTGCTATTGGTTCAAAAAATATTTCTATTAATGACATAAAAAATTTGCATTTTTCAGGTATAAAGATAATGCCTAACAATTCAGATAAAATAGAAAAAGAATATTATATTTGGAAGGAGGCCGTTCTAAGATCAAGAGGCTGGATAAAATCAACGAATATAAGTTATTAGAAATAGCAAAAAATATATCTGAATATGCTTTCCCTGGAATGATAGTATTATTATATGGTGATTTGGGTACTGGTAAAACAACTTTCACAAAAGGTTTTATTAGAAGTCTTTTAAAAGATGATTCATTATCAGTAACATCACCAACTTTTGCATTAGTTAAAGTATATGATAATGATTACAAAATATATCATGTGGATTTATATAGACTCTCTGATCCGGAAGAAATTCCATATGTTGGTCTTTTTGAGGATTCAGAAGGTATATATTTAATAGAATGGCCAGAAAGATTAGATTATTATATTCCAGACGAATATTTAGAAATAAAATTATATTATAACATTGAAGATATGACAAAAAGAGATATAGAAATTGAAGCTATAGGTGAAAAATATAAAATTTTCGAGGAGGCTTTAAAATGAAAATAGGTATTTTAGGATTACCTTTAACAGGAAAAACTACAATTTTTTCCCTTTTGACAAATAAACCATATGATGGCAGTTACAAGCAAGATGCTGAAGAAAGAGTAGCAAATGTTATGGATGAAAGGCTTGAAAAATTAACTGCTATGTATAATCCAAAGAAAACAGTTCATGCTACCTTAAATTTTATTGATATTCCAAGTTATAACACATCTGCAGATAGGAAAGAAAAAAATAGAATATTACAAATGATTCAAACTGTTGATGCCATAATATTAGTAATAAGAGCATTTAAAAATGATTCTGTTCCTTTCCCAGAAGGTGCTGAAACGCCAACAGATCAATTGGACACTTTAAAGACTGAA from Marinitoga aeolica harbors:
- the tsaE gene encoding tRNA (adenosine(37)-N6)-threonylcarbamoyltransferase complex ATPase subunit type 1 TsaE, which codes for MEGGRSKIKRLDKINEYKLLEIAKNISEYAFPGMIVLLYGDLGTGKTTFTKGFIRSLLKDDSLSVTSPTFALVKVYDNDYKIYHVDLYRLSDPEEIPYVGLFEDSEGIYLIEWPERLDYYIPDEYLEIKLYYNIEDMTKRDIEIEAIGEKYKIFEEALK